The nucleotide window ACGCCGCGACCCACCGGCGGAGCGGCGCGACCAGCTCGGCGCGATGGCCCGCACCACCCACGCAGAACGGCGGAGCGGCACCGCCGAACGACCTAACTCACCTACCGTGGGGTGAGCGACACGGTAAGGAAGCCACACACTCAAAAGCGGCCCGGTGCAGCGCGTGGGACTTACCGCCAAGCCAGCGGAAGCCAGCAGCCGAGTGCTAAAAGGGCTGCGAATCCGACCAAACCCCACTCGAACGCCGCCTCGGCCCAGCCCATCCGCGCTGCCCCCGGCCCCGGGGCGCGCAGCCAAGCGTGCCTCACTACCCAGGCTCCTGTGACCAGGATCGCGGCCGGGGCCGCCACACGCTGCCACGGTTCGTGCTCCGGGGAGAGCCACACATGCACCCCACCGGCCAACCCTATCAGCCACATCAGCAGCACCCCGGCGCGCAGCGCCCAACATTGACCCGGGGAGAGTTCCCGCTCCGCCATCACCGAGACTCCACGGAACTCCAATGCCGGGCTTCTTCCGCCGAACATAAAGCTCACCTGCACCGCCATCACCCGATGAGCGATGCGTCCCGAATCAGATGGCGGTGTCAGGTGCAGCGCCGGGTTCGGCGTGCCTTTACTCGGGCGGATGGCTGACCAGCTCGCGAAGTAGCGCCGCCTGTGCCGCCAACTCCGCAACCCGTGCTGCCTCGAACGCCTCGTCGTACCGCTCCGCATTGGCCTCGCCCGCGGCACATCCGACGGCCGATGCCGCGCAGGATGTGGCGGCCAGCACGTTGGATGCCGAGCGGGGCCAGACCGACGACGCATCGACGGCGGCCGATGCCGCATACCCGCGAGCGTCCGGGGCCGAGTGACCGGGGAACGCTTCCTGGGCCTCGCCGCCCGCGACGGCAACTGCGGACGCCAACTCCGACACGCCGATACGCCCCGCCGCGAACCGCTCAGACGCGTCGACAGCGGCTCGGCAGCCTGGCGGGAGCAAGTGCCAGGCGCGGCGGACACACCCCGCCGCAAATAGCCGCAGTTCGCGCTGGTAGCGGTCGGCAGGCATCGCCCGTACCATCGCATCGGGATCGAGACACGCCCACCAGTCTGAGGCTGTCACCGCCGAAAAGCCCTCGGGTTGCCGAACATACAGCTCACCTGCACCGCCAGGATACAGTGAGCACCACAACGGCGGCAGATGGCGGTGTCAGGTGCAGCGCCGGGTTCGGCTCGCTCGCCTCCGCGGTTCCGAGCGACACGTCCAGCGCCGCGCATCCGCGGAGCCCGGGCCACCGGTGCGGCCGAGCGGAGCAGCACCGACCCGACGCGCCGTGCGCGGCCCATCGGAGGCCGGCCACCACCGCACCTCGCGGCGACGAGCCGCGCCCGCCCTGACGCGCGCCCCGCGGAGCACCACCGACCCGGACCGCCGTGTCCCCACCCGCCGACGGCCACGCCCAACCGCACCGCGCGGCGGCGAGCCGCGCCACACACCCACGGGCGCCACGCGGAGCGCCACACCACCGCCGGACGCCCCGCGGACCACACGCCCAGCTCTGCCGCACGCGCCCTCATGCACGCGATGGTAGCCGAACATACAGCTCACCTGCACCGCCAGGATACAGTGAGCACCACAACGGCGGCAGATGGCGGTGTCAGGTGCAGCGCCGGGTTCGGCTCGCTCGCCTCCGCGGTTCCGAGCGACACGTCCAGCGCCGCGCATCCGCGGAGCCCGGGCCACCGGTGCGGCCGAGCGGAGCAGCACCGACCCGACGCGCCGTGCGCGGCCCATCGGAGGCCGGCCACCACCGCACCTCGCGGCGACGAGCCGCGCCCGCCCTGACGCGCGCCCCGCGGAGCACCACCGACCCGGACCGCCGTGTCCCCACCCGCCGACGGCCACGCCCAACCGCACCGCGCGGCGGCGAGCCGCGCCACACACCCACGGGCGCCACGCGGAGCGCCACACCACCGCCGGACGCCCCGCGGACCACACGCCCAGCTCTGCCGCACGCGCCCTCATGCACGCGATGGTAGCCGAACGAACAGCTCACCTGCACCGCCATCACACGATGAGCGGTGCGTCACAATACAGCGGGCGGTGTCAGGTGCAGCGCCGGGTTCGGCTCGCTGCCGTCCGCGGTTCCGGGCGACACGCCGAGCGCCGCGCATCTGCGGATGCCCGCGGCACCGGTGCGACCGGGCGGAGTGCTACCGACTCGATGCGCCGTGTCCCGGCCCATCGAGGGCCACGCCCACCGCTACACGCGGCGACGAGCCGCGCCCCTACCCACGGGCACCACGCGGAGCGCCACCGACCCGAACCGCCGTGTCCCCACACACCGCCGGCCACGCCCAACCGCACCTCGCGGCGACGAGCCGCGCCAGCACCGACCGGCACCACGCGAAGCCCGACACGCGAGACTCACCACCGCGGACCACACGCTCAGCGCCGCCGCACGCGCCCTCATGCCCTCGGGGTTGCCGAACATAAAGCTCACCTGCACCGCCATCACCGGATGAGCGGTGCGTCCAAATCAGATGGCGGTGTCAGGTGCAGCGCCGGGTTCGGCCTCTGCCGCTCGCAGGTGGAGGAAACTGCCGTCGGACGCAAGCTCCCGCACCCGCTGCCACACCTCGGCCCCGATGCCGACCAACACCGGCCCGGTGGCCTCCTCGCCCTCGCGGAACACGGCGACCCGATGGTTGATGGTCGGCCCGACGGCGCACCACGAGGTGCAGTTGTAGTTGGCCCCGCACGCCGGGCACCGCAGCAGGAAGCTGCCGTGCTGGACGGCGCTAACGAGCGGGCCATTGCATTGGACGCACGGAATCATCGCAGCGCCCTTCCGGTGGCCGAACGAACAGCTCACCTGCACCGCCATCACCGGATGAGCGGTGCGTCCCAAACCCGATGGCGGTGTCAGGTGCAGCGCCGGGTTCGGCTTCTATCGAGCTGCTGGGAAGTCCGAAAACGAAGCCGTCACGAACACCAGCGCGCCGTCCGCGGTTGAGCGGAAGCCCAGCAGCATCGTACCCGTTGGCGTGTCAATTACGCCCAGGTGGTACACCAGTTCCTCGGAAAGCAGGTGATAACCACTGGCCCCATTCCGGACGACCGACACACGGTACCCACCGACCAGAGCCGGCTGATGTCGGAGGAGCCAATCGACTGTTCCCGCGTCCCCGCGGAGCAGCGGCTCGACGGCCAGCGCGGTGCGATCGGACGCGACAACCGCAGCGGCCACGCGCTCTGTTGCCGCGATGGCTTCAGGTGGGGCGGCGGAGCGCTGACGAACCGCCACGACGGCCACGACCGAGAGGGTGGTGGCAACCGCCAGGACCGCGACGCGGGATCGCATTCTTGCGCCCTCTGGGTTGCCGAACATAAAGCTCACCGGCCGCGGGACCACGCGACACGGTCGGGAAAGTACGTATTTGACCGCGGTCCGGTGCAGCGCCGGGTTCGGCTTCTTCGCTCACCGTCGCGCATCTGCGTAGCCCGCGCCCGCATGGCGCATCCGCAGCGACCGCGCCCACCGCCGCGCATCCGCGGAGCGGGACCGGCACGCCGGTGTGAGTCCCCGGCCATAATAACTCAGCCGCTCGGAGCAGCGAATGCACAGGTCCCACCCACCCTGACCTCGGCCACATCCGTGAGCGCGAAGTTCATGAACGCCCCAACCGGGATGGAACCCGCCGCGACAGTCAGGATCTCGGCAATGACATCGCCGCCGGCATCCGCGTGAGCCGTCGAGATGACCCGCACCCCATACGCCTCGCCGTCGTAGAAGCGGATCACTGCATCCGCGGATGAGCGATCTAACTCGTGCAGGAGAGATAAGAGGTTGCCGTCTATCGCCACCTTCGCGCCTCCGTCTCCTTCTGCCGCCGAACATAAAGCTCACCTGCACCGCCATCACCGGATGAGCGGTGCGCCCCCAATCAGCCGGCGGTGTCAGGTGCAGCGCCGGGTTCGGCGTTTGGGGATAACCCGGCGGCCAGGAACGCGGGGAACGAAGGGGCCATCTCGTGGATGCCGCCAAAGTCGTGATCCTCGACCAGCACTCGCCCGGACGAGAGCTCGATGCCGAACGGGTTGCCGCCGCCATCCCAACCGATGATGAACACTCCTCGCATGTGCCAGAACTCGTTGTCCGCTCGGAACTGGCGGTGCGAATCGGCCAACTCGGGCAGCCCGTCGATCCACTCGCCGTCACCGCCCACGCGCCCGCCGCACACCGTCAGGTACTCGCGGAACGCTGGCGGGATCGTCCCGAACTCGACCTCGAACGCCCGCAGGTCGCCCTCGGCGGCCGGCGGGTGGCGTTCCTCCTCAGGGCAGGCGTGCCACGCCGCGACAAGGAGTTGCCGCAGTCGCTCGTTCACATGCAAGCCCTCTGTGGCCGAACATAAAGCTCACCTGCACCGCCATCATCGGACAAGCGATGCGTTCCAGATCAGCGGGCGGTGTCAGGTGCAGCGCCGGGTTCGGCTTGCCTTCGGGCACTGTGACTCCGTAAGCATCAAGTGGAACCGGACAACTCGGCGTGGGTCAGCACCCACGGGCACTCCATGCTCGCGTCGTGACGGAGCGTGAGCCGGTATGGGCCGCCGGGCAACGTGTCGCTCTCGGTCGTGCGCTCGGCGGTTGCGACCACGAAGCCGTCGCCGACTTCGACGACGCGCCCCGTGAGGATGGCCCATCCCCCGTCCTCTGTCCACACCTGCACCTTGACGCGGTGCCGCACGGCCGGCGGTTCGCCTGGCAGTAGCCACTCGCCGCGCTGCTCGGGGCGCACTTGGAGGATGTGGGCGACGAGGTCGTCCCTATGGAACCCCTCGACGATTCCGCACGCCATCGTTGGGGGTGGGTCGGCATCAACGTCGCTCATGGACGACCTCAGGAAGCGAAATCTGCCGGTTCACTCCCGCAGGCTTCCGCCGCCGAACATAAAGCTCACCTGCACCGCCCTCACCGGATGAGCGGTGCGCCCCCAATCAGCCGGCGGTGTCAGGTGCAGCGCCGGGTTCGGCGTTTGGGGATAACCCGGCGGCCAGGAACGCGGGGAACGAAGGGGCCATCTCGTGGATGCCGCCAAAGTCGTGATCCTCGACCAGCACTCGCCCGGACGAGAGCTCGATGCCGAACGGGTTGCCGCCGCCATCCCAACCGATGATGAACACTCCTCGCATGTGCCAGAACTCGTTGTCCGCTCGGAACTGGCGGTGCGAATCGGCCAACTCGGGCAGCCCGTCGATCCACTCGCCGTCACCGCCCACGCGCCCGCCGCACACCGTCAGGTACTCGCGGAACGCTGGCGGGATCGTCCCGAACTCGACCTCGAACGCCCGCAGGTCGCCCTCGGCGGCCGGCGGGTGGCGTTCCTCCTCAGGGCAGGCGTGCCACGCCGCGACAAGGAGTTGCCGCAGTCGCTCGTTCACATGCAAGCCCTCTGTGGCCGAACATAAAGCTCACCTGCACCGCCATCATCGGATGAGCGGCGGGGTCCGAATCACATGGCGGTGTCAGGTGCAGCGCCGGGTTCGGCTTCTTGCGGCGCCTCTGCCAGACCGCGCATCTGGTATCGACGAGGCCCCTCGACGGTGACCGCGGCCCCGCCTTCGCAGATGACATGCGTGCCGTAGGCCGACTCGACAACCGTCAGCGACGGCACCGCGTCCAACCCGACAGCGGTAACGACGCACTCCTCGCCGGGTCGAAGGGCGACGCTGAAGTCGCTTGGGACGACCTCCACTAACCGGTCGGCCCCGCTGTCAGCGTCGTTGCACACACACAGGCGAACGACGAGGCTCATCCGATGCGTCCCTCTGGTGCCGAACATAAAGCTCACCTGCACCGCCATCACACGATGAGCAGTGCGTCCCAAATCAGCGGGCGGTGTCAGGTGCAGCGCCGGGTTCGGCGTCTGGGGCGCCGCCAACCACCTGCCG belongs to Gemmata obscuriglobus and includes:
- a CDS encoding SMI1/KNR4 family protein is translated as MNERLRQLLVAAWHACPEEERHPPAAEGDLRAFEVEFGTIPPAFREYLTVCGGRVGGDGEWIDGLPELADSHRQFRADNEFWHMRGVFIIGWDGGGNPFGIELSSGRVLVEDHDFGGIHEMAPSFPAFLAAGLSPNAEPGAAPDTAG